TGTAGCCGGTCACAAACTTGAAAACTTAGGCCTTCAAGTACGCAATTCCAACTgaacaaaagaagaaatatgCACAAAAGAATTTTAGTAAAATATAAATCTTCACACACAGTATAGCAAACGTACTCGCAAACAAGTTTAAATAACaagaacataaaataataaggATCGTCATTTTAGTGAATTTTTTAAAGATCCTAATATATTGTAGTGATAATGGCACAAATGGAGTTATAAATTTCATGTGGCACTTGGATATGCTTCTTTCCATACAAAGTTAGAATACATGGCTTTCAACATAGGATACTTGTACAAATTTCAATGGATAGTAAGTAATATGTGTTAGAATTTCAATATTGCTGAACATGATTTAAAAAGTCGAACTCAAATTTGgcacaaaaattataaaatattaacaaaaatatcCTTGAAAATGGGATTTGTTTAAACTGGTCTGACATATGAATGAAAACTCTATGCAACGGAAATGTCATCAATAGTATTGAAAGGATTCTTCGGTGGAACGGTCGTCACCATTCTAGACATTGGAGCTCTTTTCGCCCATGGTGATGTGTTCGGTGGTGTTGGCATTGGCCTGAAAAGCAAATATAGAATTATTCTTCTGTTTATACCTTTGTGCTGTTTGATATCAATCCTACAGGCAAGGAGTGCATTTCCTCGTGTGTTGAATAACTAAACAAGGTTCTTCCAATTCAGATTTTTGACAAACTAGGTATTAAGAAAATTAGGCCTACTGTAACAAAAAAAGATGGTTTTCGAATTTATGTTAGAAAATAAAGCATAAGATAGAATACTCCCCTAATTCTTGCCTATTTAACTAACAACTTCAACTACAGATTGACAACtccaaattaaaattattaactCTGTTTATAGAAATTGAATTAGAGATATTTTCTGAACTGGAGAAATAAACGActattaaaacttaaaaacaCTCTTTTCTATTGATTCCTGCTTATCAAGTTATTATAGTTATTTATCTTGCTACTTACCGATGAACGTATGCCGTAGACGGTGGCTCAGGAGCTGGGAATTGACTACGTGCAGGATGGATACCAACCCAATGAGTAGATCCAGCATATCCAGGGATATTTGGTCGCCTGAACAATAAGTTAAAGTTAACTTTTATTTGGTTCAAGTTGATCAATTTAGCCATTGAAATATGATCATACAATGGGGACCAAGATTCACGTAGTAGAAGATGTAAATAATGGTGTTAAAATTCAAAACTGCTGTTTTTTCTCTAtcaaatttaccatttttaattAAGTAGTAAAAGAACGGTTGGTGCATAGTGACGCTCACTTCTGATTATcctgcgtgggttcacaggttcgaatcctgtgcgggataattatgtgcgagaggattgctggactttttcgctgtcgtagggtggttcacgtaagcgattgtcggttacggcttcctccaccatcaagtccatccgaaacaaatgactggctgACAACTTCCATGCCGACATGGACCggtaacaggacgagaggctgtggtttgccatttaattaagccatcttattcactttcctctccccgggataagtGGGTGAATCCTAATGCAGGCGTGTGGGGGGATTCCTCATTGTTGCATAACCACTGGTTGACATAAATCTCTcaaccatccaagtccatgcatctgtagcaaaatatgataaatttcatCAAACTACCGGTAAGTTGAATTTGGCACAGACTTTCTGAAGATTAAAACATCTCGACAGGTAAAATAAATTGCGAAGCAAAATACAACCTAATTGTACTTCTTTCATTATTAAGTGTTCATGGATGCCAAGATTTCAAGAATCTCTTTCATCACCTTACTAAACTAAAACTGAATTTTACTAACTTTGCAGTTTCCGTATACCATGGAAGAGGAGTTCGCAATCTTGTGAAAGGATTGTACTCTGCTTCAGGATTGTCTTTGTCTTCAAAATTATCTGCTCCTACACTTCCTCTGTATAGAAATATTATTCGGAAAGTAATTCATAAGAGTCtattttccaaatatgtaaATTGTGTGATATCCCTTTTTTTGATtcgtaattatttttataacatGGCCACTGAAATTTTCCTCCATAAACTTATTCTTTATTGACTTCCCGATCACTTATCTGATTTCCTGACATTACAGACCTGATTTGtttagggcagtggttcccaaactgcgGGTCGCGACCCCAGGTGGGGTCGCCTGATTTGTGCTAAACATGCACACACGAGTGACCAGGATTTGAACGTTGGAAAGTGAAATTTGTGCCGATCGGCAGGAACCGTTTCAGCAATAACTcgaccatttattgtccaaacggcgCCATAATTTCTCGGTAAAACATACATGTGATACATAACCTTTCCAGCTGGTCGGCAGGTACCGGTATCAGTAAATGAAATTGAGTAACAGCGTAACGAGCGCCAATAATGTTTTCCTTTTTGTAACTTTTTTGATCGTGTTACATCAGAATTAGTAGTTGATCTTATTTTTTTCGTTTCATTTGTGAATAACTGCAGGCTAAACCCGTGTCCCACCCGCTGGTACGCGAATCGGAATTTTTTATCAGGCTGCGAGAAATTAAGTAGATTGTTATTTTGTACCAGTGTAACCGCTTGGTTAAACAAAGCGAAGTTGCTTTATTTGGCGATTGGCCTCTAACTAGGTGTTTGACAAGTATGGTATTGATTGTCAGGCGGTGTCTTGGCCGAGTATTCACACTGTGGTTTTCGATCAGTCGCGAAAGCGCCATGTTGATTCGCGCGCGTTTCTGAAATATGCGAGTAGGCTACGTGTTTTTGTCCACATCGCCTCCACTTAAAAGTGACAATATTCGTATTGCAATATTACGTAGGTATTTAGAAGTCTCATACATAATTTCGGAGCGTTCGGAGCTGTCAAACACAAAACCACAACAAGTTCTAGCATGAAAGGCACTTAAGATGTGATTCCGTACACGTTTTTTCCTATTCTACTTTCATGCTCTGTTTTACTTTCGAATTGATAATGGAGGAATCGGTAACATGTTACCATTgaactaaaaacaaaaatacactGTTGGAATAAACCAAATGAGATTTTAAATTCATGTAGATTTGGAAGCAATCTTACTATTTCCGAAGTATCGTATGCTCCCCAATAATCTCCCACATTTTATCAAGTCCGTATATGTTTAACTAAGGAACCGTTATAATTCTGATCAAAGATATTTTTACTCTGTGGTTTTCAAACAATGCCatcatattttatcaaatctTCTGAGGTTTTTCCGGCACATTGCTTGACTCgttcataaattttttgttcCAATGTTCACCGTCAACGTCCACTTACAGTGGATATACAGGCACATTGTTTccattgatatttaaacttatatacTAAATTTTAAAGTTGCTGAATGTTTCTAGttgtggggtcgcgagtatctcTAAGCttcgattttataaaaattggggtcgcgaaaaaaaaacttcgggaaccactggtttagggTATTGTGTCAACCACTATCCACTAGATTCTCTATCGCATGTATAACCAATCTATAGTACTTAATCACTTAATGTATCAATGTTGCTGCTTACCCTACTATCATTACTTTATCCATTTAGTTAAGGATGCAAGACATTGCTTTGAGCAAGATTTATGAAAGTAAATGTGAGAAAATCAATCACTAACAGCAACATTTGAAACAATAATTCAGCAATTCTctaaattaatttaaactgAGGAATAATATCCCTCATCTTTCTGGGCTTGtataaatgataataaatatttgtcTATCAGAGAATAGAAAAGCTGAAAGCTTCTTGATGCTGACAATAAAAATTATGTTGGTGTCACTCACCCATAATTTGGTATGTGACCACTTTGTCTATAATGACTTGTGCTGCAAAATAAAGCATTAGATaatgaaaaaaactatttttaaaattcctaCCATTCAAGAGAATATTTTTGTAAGAATATGTTACAATATTCCTAAaaaaattggtactcccgaagtatgggaaccaagatggcggacaccggaacgtagcgtGTGTATCaagttaaggttaggccataattttatttcaattttccttattttaattctattaggAGTTctgagactagccaagtgactcccatagtatttgtacctgaaattatggcctaaccaacctggtacacatactacattgcggtatccgccatcttggttcacatactttgggagtaccaaaaaatctGCAACAAATGGCAAAACTCATTAATTTTTGCCCATTCCATAAAATTATAGGAAAATTAATTCTGGTCTAAGTCATTTGAATTAGAGTTCTATATAGCGGAAACACAATACATCAATAATTCGTTTTTAGTTACTTAATtgagataaatataaaatgtacaTACTAATCAACGTCTTTTGATCTCAAATATCCATTTCTTGCTTGAAACCAATCCCAAGATCTTCCTAATCTCTGTGAATATATATAGTacaaaattacaacaaaatacaAGTACAACCATGTATTCCCTATCAAAAGTTTCCAAGAGAAGATTCTATGATGTCATATGATTTTATCATTATATCAGGTCATATTATGTGCACGTACTGGGCTAGTGGTGAGAGCGAATGttgacattttgaaaaaaaaatatttgataaaatcacaaaataatagattttttaaacagatattttttcaatcaacACGTTAAGCCATATTAACCAAAGTGTTTCAATGAAGAGTTGGAGGagttcaaaatcaaaatatatgctTTTCCTCATATTATCGAAACAGCTTCTTCAAGCTTCATTCTTTTGAGTTGAGGTCCGCATTAGGCAGATACTGCTGAACTATATTTGCCCATGGGTTAGAAATTTCGGGTCAAAACACTGGTCACTCATTTCAATGTCAGACCCAGGTTTTATCCAAGATGTAATTTATTGTATATACCAATATATtggtattgtatatattgagtttcccaaactttttggacTGCAGTGCAGACCCCCATttgtgaatttttgttttgatggaACACCATCCCAAGCCTCACACCATCCCAAGCCTCACACTTGTAGGTCGATGcaaaaggcaataaaattttaccATACTTGCCTttttctgacagcaatggatatccgcaacgctcaaccaaaaaatgcaatgaattttttattcatttttcatgtcGCTGCTGACCCCCTGTGCAGTTATCACGAATCCCAGTTTGAGAAACCGTGGTATATACCATGCTTAATTAGGAAAACACACAGATCTGTTTGTGACATGTCTGCCATATTCAATTTCGTTATTTATCTATCAACAACATTACAGTATCTCTGCTATATATTGGACTCATACATCTTCTTATATACAACTTTACTTATACAAGTAAAAGAGTGTCACCTTATAAATCTTTGTCATGTACAGTACAATAAACTGAAATTTGATTCTGTTTACGCAACAACTGATGCTTTCCCTCCGAAATGGAAGTCTTGTATTCTCCAATCTAAATTTGTTATCTCTTGCTAGAATATAATGAAAAGCTTTAATCTTccttaatatttattttgctcACTACCTGATTCGCTAATTGTAGATCATAGGTCATGGGTGAGTTTAGAAATTAGGAACTAACTTGACTTAATTCCAGTAATAAATTCTGCAAAAGAAATTGGATTCCCTCGCAGTGCTTCTGTCAAATAGTATGACCTTTAACCTGACTCAGAATTGACACAAATCTGTCTAACTCGGAAGTCGCAAATCTCTGACTCACAGCTTCATACTTTATAAACAGGTGGATTTAACTATGCCATAATTTGATAGACTTTGACTAAAatttgatattgatgacttACCGGTGGTCCCGATAATGTCACTTACATATATGCGAGAAAACTACATACTTGATAAATACCATATGACAAGTACCGGTAATAATAATTGAAAGTTTTCCACATTGACTATGCAGACCTAATGGTACAATAAGCATCGAAAGCTattaaaattcatgaatatactatgaattacataaaataaaaacagaatttcATAGCTTAGGTATGCTTTCCATATTGACATTATAGTATATGACTAGAAGTGGCCGCAGTGGCCTAATGATGACATTGCAAGTTAAAATCTAGGGTCTACCACAGCACTCAAGATGTAATGAATTGGTTGGGCAATGCCAACCCGAAACTATAGTACCTAACAGTGGTCGCTTGTGCATAGCCTTGTTAGGAGCAAAAGGATATAAAAAtgttgggtactcctgaagtatgcgtatcaagatggcggacaccggaacgtagtatgtgtaccgggttagggttacaccataattttaatccaattttctatattttagtcctattatgagttcgggactagccaagtgactcccgtagcatttgtacctaaaattatggcctaaccttaacctggtacacatactacgttccggtgtcccccatcttggtacgcatacttcaggagcgccaaaTGTTGTATATGCAATGTGTATGGAATATTTTCATATCACTAAACTGGTGAGATAAATTTGCAGGTCTGAAGATTCAAATAACAACCTTATGGAAAGTAAATTTGTGGGGCGTAACACTATACAAACTCACCTGGCATTGTTCTGATGTTGGTCGATATCTTTTCATCCAATCTGTAAATCTCTGTGATATTGGATCTGCCATCTTTTCCATTGTACTTGGTCTTGGTTTAATTTTTGGGGGTAGTTTACTGTCCCAATTTACATAATCAAATGAGCtagtaataaaattagaaaatgttaaaaaattattaaataaatatactagACATATAAATGCAGATCGTGTAGCAAAGTTATAATGCATTTTACAGAATACTAgaaaataccataaaatatTACACTAGAAATACTTACTTTATACATGGTCTGCTAATGAaggttttttcatatttagaaaAGAAAATAGGAAAGACATGCAAATAGTAGATGAATGAAGGAAACAAAAATGAATCGTCGCTTTTCAGTCACATACCGAGCTTTTGTTTATTCactatttatatatgtatgcagaAATTGTGTTTTCTTGGtctgacaaataaaataaactctctctcccATCAAAGACTCATTACAGGTCTTTTGCATACCTTTGTGTTCCACttgtaaacatatatttttttgcagCTTTATCTCTCCAACTTtcatcagaaaaattgaaagttcCAACAGCTAGGTTTGAATGTTCTTTGCTAGGTTTAGGTATTGCTTTTTCATCAGTTGTCCAACCCCCACATTCAGCTCTTAATTTTATGTCCGTCACCTGAATATAACATGAATTTATCAATATGCTTTTTTAAAATGCACGTATGGTCAATGCAATGTTCTAAGACCTCTCAATGAGAGAAAATCAGACAACAATCGCAGGTTATACCTGATATATGAAAGATATCAGA
This is a stretch of genomic DNA from Styela clava chromosome 2, kaStyClav1.hap1.2, whole genome shotgun sequence. It encodes these proteins:
- the LOC120336155 gene encoding protein SPMIP7-like; this encodes MAETALHPRPSMHTILRSDNNAQGNFMELIEYHRALRHTKFPSIKGPGGHYDFPSFQARYKDSPAFIKWNKHAVAPHYGYSLAPHRDNHPIIDPASGFISAGADKDLETNVKNIPSMAQSSDKIQHGTPSTKPPDSARPQTPPSDPLYDEMTPQDREGLWSARKVTDIKLRAECGGWTTDEKAIPKPSKEHSNLAVGTFNFSDESWRDKAAKKYMFTSGTQSSFDYVNWDSKLPPKIKPRPSTMEKMADPISQRFTDWMKRYRPTSEQCQRLGRSWDWFQARNGYLRSKDVDYTSHYRQSGHIPNYGGSVGADNFEDKDNPEAEYNPFTRLRTPLPWYTETAKRPNIPGYAGSTHWVGIHPARSQFPAPEPPSTAYVHRPMPTPPNTSPWAKRAPMSRMVTTVPPKNPFNTIDDISVA